In Parasegetibacter sp. NRK P23, a single genomic region encodes these proteins:
- a CDS encoding carboxypeptidase-like regulatory domain-containing protein, with the protein MKKILRYLLIAALFLPAAAQAQFETFKDSVVQLYGVVMTADSLKAIPAVSVIVKGRNQGTFTNDQGVFSIVVLKGDIIEFSHVSYKAKLAEIPKNLEGNEQSLIQLMVEDTTYLPVTIIKPKPTREQFERDFVNLKVDDDDLEIARQNTEAAKLRVLARTLPADAGEGMNYSMKKANQQLYYRGQNPPMNIMNPFAWNEFIKAWKRGDFKSKK; encoded by the coding sequence ATGAAGAAAATTTTACGATACCTCCTTATTGCTGCCCTATTTCTTCCCGCAGCGGCCCAGGCACAGTTTGAAACGTTCAAGGATTCCGTTGTACAATTGTACGGTGTGGTAATGACCGCCGACAGCCTGAAAGCCATTCCCGCCGTAAGCGTTATCGTAAAAGGGCGCAACCAGGGTACCTTCACCAACGACCAGGGTGTTTTCTCGATTGTGGTACTGAAAGGTGACATCATTGAATTCTCGCACGTTTCGTACAAGGCCAAACTGGCCGAAATTCCCAAAAACCTGGAAGGCAACGAACAAAGCCTCATCCAGCTGATGGTGGAAGACACCACCTACCTGCCAGTTACCATCATCAAACCCAAGCCTACCCGGGAACAGTTTGAACGGGATTTCGTGAACCTGAAAGTGGACGATGACGACCTTGAGATCGCACGCCAGAATACGGAAGCCGCCAAATTGCGCGTACTCGCCCGTACGCTGCCCGCCGATGCCGGAGAAGGGATGAACTACTCCATGAAGAAAGCCAACCAGCAATTGTATTACCGCGGACAAAACCCTCCCATGAACATCATGAACCCGTTCGCCTGGAACGAATTCATCAAAGCCTGGAAACGCGGCGACTTCAAAAGCAAAAAATAA
- a CDS encoding Mrp/NBP35 family ATP-binding protein has translation MTQQQVLDALKNVQEPDLGQDIVTLNMVKDIEIEEDKVSFTVVLTTPACPMKDMIRNACVNAVQILVNKQAQVTVNFTSNTSSQRAANQQVLPKVKNIIAVVSGKGGVGKSTVSSNLALALSQGGAKVGLMDADIYGPSIPIMFGVRGERPLMRDINGKGMIQPLEKYGIKLMSIGLLVDDKNAVVWRGPMASSAIKQFITDVFWDELDYLVIDMPPGTGDIHLTILQTVPVTGVVVVTTPQDVALADAKKGIAMFGQAQIKVPIIGLVENMSYFTPAELPENKYYIFGKEGGKRLAEEYDLPFLGQIPIVESIREGGDKGVPAAVGENEIARKAIFDFAGNAVRQIAIRNASVAPTRKVEVV, from the coding sequence ATGACGCAGCAGCAAGTATTAGACGCGTTGAAGAATGTGCAGGAACCCGACCTCGGGCAGGATATCGTTACGCTGAATATGGTGAAAGATATTGAGATTGAAGAGGATAAAGTGTCATTTACAGTGGTGCTTACCACGCCGGCCTGTCCAATGAAGGACATGATCCGGAACGCTTGCGTGAACGCCGTTCAGATCCTGGTGAACAAGCAGGCTCAGGTAACCGTGAATTTCACTTCAAATACCAGTTCACAACGTGCGGCCAACCAGCAGGTGTTGCCAAAGGTGAAAAACATCATTGCGGTGGTGTCCGGCAAAGGCGGTGTTGGAAAGTCTACCGTTTCTTCCAACCTGGCCCTCGCATTGAGCCAGGGCGGCGCCAAAGTTGGACTGATGGATGCCGATATTTACGGTCCCAGCATACCCATCATGTTTGGGGTACGGGGCGAAAGGCCATTGATGCGCGATATCAATGGAAAAGGCATGATCCAGCCTTTGGAGAAGTATGGTATTAAACTGATGAGTATCGGGTTGCTTGTTGACGATAAGAACGCGGTGGTATGGCGCGGACCAATGGCCAGCAGCGCCATCAAACAGTTCATTACGGATGTGTTCTGGGATGAATTGGATTACCTTGTAATCGACATGCCTCCGGGTACAGGAGACATTCACCTCACCATTCTTCAAACCGTACCTGTTACGGGAGTAGTAGTGGTAACCACGCCGCAGGATGTGGCCCTCGCCGACGCCAAAAAAGGCATCGCCATGTTCGGCCAGGCGCAAATCAAAGTACCCATCATCGGACTCGTGGAGAACATGAGTTATTTCACACCCGCCGAACTTCCTGAAAATAAATATTACATCTTCGGAAAAGAAGGCGGCAAGCGGCTCGCGGAAGAATATGACCTTCCTTTCCTGGGACAAATCCCCATCGTGGAGAGCATCCGTGAAGGTGGTGATAAGGGGGTGCCCGCCGCTGTGGGGGAAAACGAGATCGCCCGTAAAGCCATCTTCGATTTCGCCGGAAATGCCGTAAGGCAGATCGCTATCCGCAACGCGAGTGTTGCCCCTACAAGGAAGGTGGAAGTGGTGTAA